A single region of the Winslowiella toletana genome encodes:
- a CDS encoding triose-phosphate isomerase family protein: MTQPRITLGVSLKMYFSYQQTLDWSQQVAEIARRHPAIVTGEVGLFVLPAFPAIPAVRAAFQGSEVRVGAQDLCWEDSGAWTGEVSGTMLAEIGCRYVEIGHAERRRHFAETDKQIAAKLAAALRNGLTPVLCLGEEQHVTSQQAIAICRQQLMTALSEARQQQLSGEIVVAWEPQWAIGAPAPAPDDFIAEVCQGLRQINDLGDVHCRVIYGGSAGPGLLGRLGHHVSGLFLGRFAHQPSALAQIIDEAAALAAAAQAVTEG; this comes from the coding sequence ATGACACAGCCGCGTATCACGCTGGGCGTTAGCCTGAAGATGTATTTCAGCTATCAGCAGACGCTGGACTGGAGCCAGCAGGTAGCGGAAATTGCCCGCCGCCATCCGGCGATTGTCACCGGCGAGGTCGGCCTGTTTGTATTACCGGCTTTTCCGGCGATTCCTGCGGTAAGGGCCGCGTTTCAGGGGAGTGAAGTGCGCGTCGGCGCACAGGATCTCTGCTGGGAGGATAGCGGTGCATGGACCGGCGAAGTGAGCGGCACCATGCTGGCGGAAATCGGTTGTCGCTATGTCGAAATTGGCCATGCCGAGCGCCGTCGCCACTTTGCGGAAACTGATAAGCAGATTGCTGCCAAGCTGGCCGCCGCGCTGCGCAATGGTTTAACCCCGGTCTTGTGTCTGGGTGAGGAACAGCACGTCACCAGCCAGCAGGCGATTGCCATCTGCCGCCAGCAACTGATGACAGCATTAAGCGAGGCGCGTCAGCAGCAGCTGAGCGGTGAGATTGTTGTTGCCTGGGAGCCGCAGTGGGCGATTGGTGCGCCGGCTCCGGCTCCGGACGATTTTATTGCTGAAGTTTGTCAGGGATTACGCCAGATAAATGACCTCGGTGATGTTCACTGTCGCGTTATTTATGGTGGCAGTGCCGGGCCAGGTTTACTCGGCCGCCTCGGTCATCATGTCAGCGGACTGTTCCTTGGGCGTTTTGCCCATCAGCCATCGGCGCTGGCACAGATTATCGACGAGGCTGCCGCGCTGGCGGCAGCGGCACAAGCGGTTACGGAGGGATAA
- a CDS encoding dihydroxyacetone kinase family protein has product MTYLFNQPSAFASELIEGFVAANADKVRQVSGGVVRSTRSKPGSVALVIGGGSGHYPAFSGLVGQGMAHGAAMGNLFASPSAQQIYNVARAAENGGGVLLAFGNYAGDVLHFGQACERLKAEGIACELLAVTDDISSATLDEREKRRGVAGDLAVFKAAAAAAEAGYSLAEVARLARHANHRTRSLGVAFSGCTLPGAQQPLFEVAHGTMALGMGIHGEPGIDECAIPAADTLAELFVSHLMKERPEEMSARSDQRVAVILNGLGSVKYEELFVVYRRVAQLLAAEGLQVVEPEVGEFVTSFNMAGASLTLMWLDDELETFWRAPANAPAFRKGSVIIAEPLSDIEQLLPEIDTVPAASKVSQQAASCALSMIEAIAEVIEINANELGRIDAVAGDGDHGIGMERGSLGALEKAREMLQRQAGAGTLLCRAADAWADKAGGTSGALWGVALTAIGTAIGDQQRPNAQRVALGVQHAKEGIMHFGKAKPGDKTLVDVLVPFSDCLTSRVNAGDSLADAWAAAAKQASRSAEETAGLLPKMGRARPLAEKSLGTPDAGAVSLALIVNKVLAQLQAGTPVQQLQEISE; this is encoded by the coding sequence ATGACCTATCTGTTTAATCAACCCTCGGCGTTTGCCAGCGAACTGATTGAAGGTTTTGTCGCCGCCAATGCCGATAAAGTCCGTCAGGTGTCGGGCGGCGTAGTCCGCAGCACCCGCAGTAAACCGGGCAGTGTGGCGTTGGTGATTGGCGGGGGTTCCGGCCACTATCCGGCATTTTCCGGGCTGGTAGGACAGGGCATGGCACACGGCGCGGCAATGGGAAATCTGTTTGCTTCACCTTCGGCGCAGCAGATCTATAACGTCGCACGTGCTGCCGAAAATGGTGGTGGGGTGCTGCTGGCATTCGGTAATTATGCCGGAGACGTGCTGCATTTTGGCCAGGCCTGTGAGCGCCTGAAAGCGGAGGGCATAGCCTGTGAACTGTTGGCGGTAACCGATGATATTTCCAGCGCGACGCTGGACGAACGCGAGAAACGCCGCGGCGTGGCGGGCGATCTGGCGGTGTTTAAAGCAGCTGCAGCCGCTGCGGAAGCGGGCTATTCGCTGGCCGAGGTGGCGCGTCTGGCACGCCATGCCAATCATCGTACCCGCTCGCTCGGCGTGGCGTTCTCCGGCTGTACGCTGCCGGGCGCGCAACAACCGCTGTTTGAAGTGGCGCACGGCACCATGGCGCTAGGGATGGGCATTCACGGCGAGCCTGGCATCGACGAGTGCGCTATCCCAGCCGCCGATACGCTGGCGGAACTGTTTGTCAGCCATCTGATGAAAGAGCGTCCGGAAGAGATGAGTGCGCGCAGCGATCAGCGGGTGGCGGTGATCCTCAATGGTCTTGGTTCGGTCAAATATGAAGAGCTGTTTGTGGTGTATCGCCGGGTGGCGCAGCTGTTGGCCGCTGAAGGTCTGCAGGTGGTGGAACCGGAAGTTGGGGAGTTCGTCACCAGCTTTAATATGGCCGGCGCCTCGCTGACGCTGATGTGGCTGGACGATGAACTGGAAACCTTCTGGCGTGCGCCTGCCAATGCTCCGGCTTTTCGCAAGGGCAGCGTGATAATTGCCGAACCGCTAAGCGATATTGAACAACTTTTGCCAGAGATCGACACCGTGCCTGCTGCCAGTAAGGTCTCACAGCAGGCGGCCAGCTGCGCGCTGTCGATGATTGAAGCGATTGCCGAAGTGATTGAGATTAATGCCAATGAGCTGGGACGTATCGATGCGGTGGCCGGTGACGGCGACCACGGCATTGGTATGGAGCGCGGCTCTCTTGGCGCACTGGAAAAAGCCCGCGAGATGCTGCAGCGCCAGGCCGGTGCCGGCACCTTGTTATGCCGCGCTGCAGATGCCTGGGCAGACAAAGCTGGCGGCACCTCCGGAGCATTATGGGGCGTAGCGCTGACCGCGATCGGCACCGCCATTGGCGACCAGCAGCGACCGAATGCACAGCGTGTGGCCCTCGGCGTGCAGCATGCGAAAGAGGGCATTATGCATTTCGGTAAGGCGAAACCGGGTGATAAAACGCTGGTGGATGTGCTGGTGCCGTTCAGTGACTGCCTAACCAGCCGGGTGAATGCCGGAGATTCCTTAGCGGATGCCTGGGCGGCGGCGGCTAAACAGGCCAGCCGAAGCGCTGAAGAGACTGCCGGGCTGCTGCCAAAAATGGGGCGTGCGCGGCCGCTGGCGGAGAAAAGTCTCGGCACGCCGGATGCCGGGGCCGTTTCGCTGGCGCTGATTGTGAACAAAGTGCTGGCTCAGCTGCAGGCTGGCACGCCGGTGCAGCAATTACAGGAGATCAGCGAATGA
- a CDS encoding MFS transporter encodes MNVTEQQAIEKSAIRKVSWRLVPFVALMFFINFLDRTAISFAGPNGMTQDLGLSAAQFGLASGIFFIGYILLEVPSNLALHRYGARKWLARIMVSWGIVSLLFTWVSSIEGLYTLRLLLGIAEAGFFPGAILFLSMWVPAQHRSKVLSLFYLAQPLTVVLGAPLAAALIEQHGLFGLSGWRVMFLGVSLPAIIIGVIAWFYLVDSPREAKWLNKQEKEWLTHALEKEHRQKSPNGHASVRSVMFNGRVWMLCLIYFGFIYGLYALAFFLPTIISGFQQQFGTSFNVIEKGLITGVPYLFAAVVMYFWSKDATRRGCKTWHIALPALTGAISVPLALYMESPMATILMISITASSIFAALPNFWTLPTQFLTGASAAAAIALINTLGNVAGFSAGYLTGMLHDATGGYTVAMMVVGGFMLLSSLLMLLLNAKRSGFQSAHIAQEQSQ; translated from the coding sequence ATGAACGTGACTGAACAACAGGCAATTGAGAAATCTGCCATTCGTAAGGTTTCGTGGCGGCTGGTGCCCTTTGTGGCACTGATGTTTTTTATTAACTTCCTTGACCGTACGGCAATCTCCTTTGCCGGTCCTAATGGCATGACGCAGGATCTCGGGCTAAGTGCAGCACAGTTTGGTCTTGCCTCTGGCATCTTCTTTATTGGTTACATCCTGCTTGAAGTACCAAGCAATCTGGCGCTGCACCGCTATGGCGCGCGGAAATGGCTGGCGCGCATTATGGTCAGCTGGGGGATCGTCTCGCTGCTATTTACCTGGGTCAGCAGCATCGAAGGGTTATATACCCTGCGCCTGCTGCTGGGCATCGCCGAAGCCGGTTTTTTCCCGGGCGCGATTCTGTTTCTTAGCATGTGGGTACCGGCGCAACACCGCAGTAAAGTGCTGTCGCTGTTTTACCTGGCCCAGCCGCTGACGGTGGTGCTGGGTGCACCGCTGGCCGCCGCGCTGATTGAGCAGCATGGCCTGTTTGGTTTATCCGGATGGCGGGTAATGTTCCTCGGCGTGTCTCTGCCGGCAATTATCATCGGCGTTATCGCATGGTTCTATCTGGTGGATTCGCCGCGTGAGGCAAAATGGCTGAATAAGCAGGAAAAAGAGTGGCTGACCCACGCGCTGGAAAAAGAGCATCGGCAGAAAAGCCCGAATGGTCACGCCAGCGTACGCAGCGTGATGTTTAACGGCCGCGTCTGGATGCTGTGCCTGATCTACTTTGGCTTTATCTATGGTCTGTATGCGCTGGCATTTTTCCTGCCGACCATTATCTCTGGGTTCCAGCAGCAGTTTGGCACCTCATTTAACGTGATTGAGAAAGGACTGATCACCGGCGTGCCGTATCTGTTTGCCGCGGTGGTGATGTACTTCTGGTCGAAAGATGCCACCCGTCGCGGTTGTAAAACCTGGCATATTGCGCTGCCAGCGTTAACCGGTGCCATCAGTGTGCCGCTTGCTTTATATATGGAATCGCCGATGGCGACCATTCTGATGATTTCAATTACCGCCAGCTCGATCTTCGCCGCGTTACCCAACTTCTGGACGCTACCGACGCAGTTCCTCACCGGTGCTTCGGCAGCGGCAGCGATAGCGCTAATCAATACCCTGGGCAATGTTGCCGGTTTTTCGGCGGGCTATCTCACCGGCATGCTGCATGACGCGACCGGCGGTTACACCGTTGCGATGATGGTGGTCGGCGGGTTCATGCTGCTCTCCTCGCTACTGATGCTGTTACTTAACGCGAAACGTTCAGGATTTCAGTCTGCCCATATTGCACAGGAGCAATCTCAATGA
- the rpiB gene encoding ribose 5-phosphate isomerase B has protein sequence MSSIAIGADDAALELKNLIKQFLQDKNIDVSDYSNDAQTTKPIYPDIAWTLANAIRDGKHQRGILICGTGIGMAIVANKVPGIRAAQCHDTYSAERARKSNNAQVITLGARVIGPELARSIINSWLNSEFEGGGSTEKVEKIGYYEQAAVSEK, from the coding sequence ATGTCTTCAATCGCAATTGGTGCCGACGACGCGGCTCTGGAACTGAAAAACCTGATTAAGCAGTTTTTGCAGGATAAAAATATTGATGTCAGCGACTACAGTAACGATGCGCAGACCACCAAACCGATTTATCCGGATATCGCCTGGACGCTGGCTAACGCCATTCGAGACGGTAAACATCAGCGCGGTATTCTGATTTGCGGCACTGGTATCGGCATGGCGATTGTCGCCAACAAAGTGCCGGGCATTCGCGCAGCGCAGTGTCATGACACCTATTCCGCCGAGCGGGCGCGTAAAAGTAACAATGCACAGGTGATCACACTGGGAGCACGCGTGATTGGTCCAGAGCTGGCGCGCAGCATTATTAACAGCTGGCTGAATTCAGAGTTTGAGGGCGGCGGCTCAACGGAAAAAGTTGAGAAGATCGGTTATTACGAGCAGGCAGCGGTCAGCGAAAAGTAA
- the tal gene encoding transaldolase, with translation MNQLEALKQFTTVVADSGDIESIRNYHPEDATTNPSLILKASGLDSYKHLIDDAIDYAKKQGGSKETQIINASDKVAINLGLEILKSVPGRVSTEVDARLSFDRGMCVTKAEKLVRMYEEHGIDRSRILIKLASTWEGIRAAEELEKNGINCNLTLLFSFAQARACAEAGVFLISPFVGRIYDWYNTRKPLDPYVVDEDPGVKSVRNIYEYYKQHRYNTVIMGASFRKVEQILALAGCDRLTISPNLLEELQASDAPVERKLSPSTEAFNPPTPLSESEFRWEHNQDPMAVEKLAEGIRQFAVDQQKLEDVLAARL, from the coding sequence ATGAACCAGCTAGAGGCATTAAAACAGTTCACTACCGTCGTCGCTGACAGTGGAGATATTGAATCGATCCGCAATTATCATCCTGAAGATGCAACCACCAATCCTTCTCTGATCCTGAAAGCTTCCGGCCTCGACTCCTATAAACACCTGATTGACGATGCCATCGATTACGCCAAAAAACAGGGCGGCAGCAAAGAGACGCAGATTATTAACGCCAGTGACAAAGTGGCAATTAACCTTGGCCTCGAAATTCTGAAAAGCGTGCCGGGTCGCGTATCGACTGAAGTCGACGCCCGCCTCTCTTTCGATCGCGGTATGTGTGTCACTAAAGCTGAAAAGCTGGTGAGGATGTATGAAGAACACGGCATTGACCGTTCACGCATCCTGATCAAGCTGGCGTCTACCTGGGAAGGCATCCGCGCGGCAGAAGAACTGGAAAAAAATGGCATCAACTGTAACCTGACGCTGCTGTTCTCCTTTGCTCAGGCACGCGCCTGTGCCGAAGCGGGCGTATTCCTGATTTCGCCATTTGTTGGCCGTATTTACGACTGGTACAACACGCGTAAACCTCTCGATCCGTATGTGGTTGATGAAGATCCAGGCGTGAAATCCGTGCGCAACATTTATGAGTATTACAAACAGCATCGCTACAACACCGTGATTATGGGTGCCAGCTTCCGCAAAGTTGAGCAGATCCTTGCGCTGGCCGGTTGCGATCGTCTGACCATTTCACCAAACCTGCTGGAAGAGCTGCAGGCCAGCGATGCGCCGGTTGAGCGTAAGCTGTCGCCATCCACCGAAGCCTTTAACCCGCCAACGCCACTGTCTGAATCCGAGTTCCGCTGGGAACATAATCAGGATCCGATGGCGGTGGAAAAACTGGCGGAAGGTATTCGTCAGTTCGCGGTCGATCAGCAGAAACTGGAAGATGTGCTGGCAGCCAGACTGTAG
- the tkt gene encoding transketolase: MSSRRELANAIRALSMDAVQKAKSGHPGAPMGMADIAEVLWRDFLKHNPTNPAWADRDRFVLSNGHGSMLLYSLLHLTGYDLPMEELKNFRQLHSKTPGHPEIGYTPGVETTTGPLGQGLANAVGLAIAERTLGAQFNRPDHEIVDHFTYVFMGDGCLMEGISHEVSSLAGTLGLGKLIGFYDHNGISIDGETKGWFTDDTAKRFEAYNWHVVHEIDGHDPQAVANAIKEAQSVTDKPSLIICRTIIGFGSPNKAGKEEAHGAALGDEEVALTRKALGWNYPPFEVPKEIYSQWDAKTAGQQREKSWNDKFAAYKAAHPELANEFSRRMDGGMPENWQAETQKFIEQLQANPQKIASRKASQNTLEAYGKLLPEFLGGSADLAPSNLTIWSGSKSIKDDIAGNYIHYGVREFGMTAIANGIAHHGGFVPYTATFLMFVEYARNAVRMAALMKARQIMVYTHDSIGLGEDGPTHQPVEQLASLRVTPNMSVWRPCDQVETAVAWKHAAERHNGPTALILSRQNLAQPQRNNQQLEDISRGAYILRDADGTPDVILIATGSEVEITLGAAEKLTAAGHKVRVVSMPSTDLFDKQDAAYRESVLPSTVTARVAVEAGIADYWYKYVGLNGAIVGMTSFGESAPAEKLFAEFGFTVENIVSKAEALLKPH; this comes from the coding sequence ATGTCCTCACGCAGAGAGCTTGCTAACGCCATTCGCGCACTCAGTATGGATGCGGTGCAAAAAGCCAAATCGGGCCATCCCGGTGCGCCGATGGGCATGGCGGATATCGCTGAAGTATTGTGGCGCGATTTCCTCAAGCATAATCCGACCAATCCGGCCTGGGCCGATCGCGACCGCTTTGTGCTGTCAAACGGCCACGGCTCAATGCTGCTGTACAGCCTGCTGCATCTCACCGGCTACGATCTGCCGATGGAAGAGCTGAAAAACTTCCGTCAGCTGCACTCGAAAACGCCGGGTCACCCGGAAATTGGTTACACCCCAGGCGTGGAAACCACCACCGGCCCGCTGGGTCAGGGGCTGGCTAATGCCGTCGGTTTAGCCATTGCCGAACGTACGCTGGGCGCGCAATTTAACCGCCCGGATCATGAGATTGTTGACCATTTCACCTATGTGTTTATGGGCGATGGCTGCCTGATGGAAGGCATCTCCCATGAAGTCTCATCACTGGCGGGTACGCTGGGGCTGGGTAAACTGATCGGCTTCTACGACCACAACGGTATCTCCATTGATGGTGAAACCAAGGGCTGGTTTACCGATGACACCGCGAAGCGCTTCGAAGCCTATAACTGGCATGTGGTGCACGAAATTGATGGCCACGATCCACAGGCGGTCGCCAACGCGATTAAAGAAGCGCAAAGCGTCACTGACAAACCGTCACTGATTATCTGCCGCACCATTATCGGCTTTGGCTCACCCAATAAAGCGGGCAAAGAAGAAGCGCACGGTGCAGCACTCGGTGATGAAGAAGTGGCACTGACGCGTAAAGCGTTGGGCTGGAATTATCCGCCGTTTGAAGTACCGAAAGAGATCTACAGCCAGTGGGATGCGAAAACCGCTGGTCAGCAACGCGAGAAAAGCTGGAACGATAAGTTCGCCGCCTATAAGGCTGCGCATCCGGAGCTGGCTAACGAGTTTAGCCGTCGTATGGATGGCGGAATGCCGGAAAACTGGCAGGCTGAAACGCAGAAATTTATCGAACAGCTACAGGCTAATCCGCAGAAAATCGCCAGCCGTAAAGCTTCGCAAAATACACTGGAAGCTTACGGCAAGCTGCTGCCGGAGTTCCTCGGTGGTTCTGCCGATCTTGCCCCAAGTAACCTGACGATCTGGTCCGGCTCTAAATCGATTAAGGATGATATTGCCGGTAACTATATCCATTACGGTGTCCGTGAGTTCGGGATGACCGCGATTGCCAACGGTATCGCCCATCACGGTGGCTTTGTGCCTTATACCGCCACGTTCCTGATGTTTGTCGAATATGCGCGTAATGCGGTGCGTATGGCCGCACTGATGAAAGCGCGTCAGATTATGGTGTATACCCATGATTCGATTGGCCTCGGCGAAGATGGCCCGACGCATCAGCCCGTTGAACAGCTGGCCAGCCTGCGCGTCACGCCAAATATGAGCGTCTGGCGTCCGTGCGACCAGGTGGAAACCGCAGTGGCATGGAAACATGCCGCGGAGCGCCATAACGGCCCTACCGCGCTGATCCTGTCACGGCAGAATCTGGCGCAGCCGCAGCGCAATAATCAGCAGCTGGAAGATATTTCGCGCGGTGCTTACATTTTGCGGGATGCCGATGGCACACCGGATGTGATTCTGATTGCAACCGGCTCCGAAGTGGAAATCACCCTGGGCGCCGCAGAAAAACTGACAGCGGCGGGCCATAAAGTACGCGTGGTTTCGATGCCATCAACCGACCTGTTTGATAAGCAGGATGCCGCTTACCGCGAGTCAGTATTGCCGTCAACCGTTACTGCCCGCGTAGCGGTCGAAGCGGGTATCGCCGACTACTGGTACAAATATGTTGGCCTGAACGGTGCCATCGTCGGCATGACCAGCTTTGGTGAGTCCGCCCCGGCGGAGAAACTGTTTGCCGAGTTTGGCTTCACGGTTGAAAACATTGTCAGCAAAGCGGAAGCCTTGTTAAAGCCGCACTGA
- a CDS encoding DUF1176 domain-containing protein, whose translation MPYWMKSLLLLPFLYVACARAEPLQKTFSDWQVTCNNLNFCQARSLPGDNGLAMSISRHAGVNDRPLLRIDYGNRLSGELSGGSLKDNLLLDQQRLRPDLKHWTVEPHHLSTSHSISIDEFLSQVLDADTIQLTFRPQAAISLHGMKAALLLMDDLQGRVNGMSAWVRRGDRVAFDVPPEPPLPLLHGPEHPPQPLTREESTGLIDFGTWRVNTDECSLDPMRREVSVAPLSDKKALLLVSCEMGAYNVIQLAFEVSRALPYVARGLSLSLPFTPPNRSEKQMELINAEYDAATSQLLTFAKGRGLGDCGNASRWQFNGSSFVLAEYAEESTCDAWHSSDDWPTLWVSQRAE comes from the coding sequence ATGCCTTATTGGATGAAATCGCTGCTGTTATTGCCTTTTCTTTACGTCGCCTGTGCGCGGGCAGAGCCGCTGCAAAAGACTTTTTCCGACTGGCAAGTCACCTGTAATAACCTTAATTTTTGTCAGGCCAGAAGCCTTCCTGGCGACAACGGTCTGGCGATGAGCATTTCCCGTCACGCCGGTGTCAACGATCGTCCATTATTACGCATTGATTATGGTAATCGCCTGAGTGGCGAGCTAAGTGGTGGCAGCTTAAAAGATAATTTGCTGCTCGATCAGCAGCGCCTGCGCCCCGATCTGAAACACTGGACGGTTGAGCCGCATCATCTCTCGACCTCACATTCTATTTCAATTGACGAATTCCTCTCGCAGGTGCTGGACGCCGATACGATTCAGCTGACATTTCGCCCGCAGGCGGCGATTTCACTGCATGGTATGAAGGCCGCCCTTTTGCTGATGGATGATCTTCAGGGCAGGGTGAATGGCATGAGCGCATGGGTGCGGCGCGGAGATCGTGTGGCATTTGATGTCCCCCCTGAGCCGCCGTTGCCGCTGCTGCATGGGCCGGAACATCCGCCACAGCCGCTGACGCGCGAAGAGAGCACGGGATTAATCGATTTCGGTACCTGGCGGGTAAACACCGATGAGTGTTCGCTCGACCCGATGCGCCGTGAAGTCAGCGTTGCGCCGCTAAGTGATAAAAAAGCGTTACTGCTGGTCAGCTGTGAAATGGGGGCATACAACGTCATTCAACTGGCGTTTGAAGTGAGCCGGGCGCTGCCTTATGTGGCGCGTGGCCTGTCGCTCAGTCTGCCTTTTACTCCGCCAAACCGCAGTGAAAAGCAGATGGAACTGATTAATGCAGAATATGACGCGGCGACCAGCCAGCTACTGACCTTTGCCAAAGGGCGTGGGCTAGGGGACTGCGGCAACGCTTCGCGCTGGCAGTTTAATGGCAGCAGTTTTGTGCTGGCGGAATATGCTGAAGAGTCGACCTGCGATGCCTGGCACAGCAGCGACGACTGGCCGACGCTATGGGTGAGTCAGCGAGCAGAATGA
- the nudK gene encoding GDP-mannose pyrophosphatase NudK yields the protein MSAKVEIIKNKLLSENWFVLRNFTYDLIGKDGSTLRHKREVYDRGNGATILLYNRDKNSVVLTRQFRIATYVNGNHNGMLIEACAGLLDDDSPEDCIRKEAIEETGYAIGQVEKIFEAYMSPGGVTELIHFFAAEYDESLRDNRGGGVEDEDIDVMELPFPEALTMVKDGRIRDGKTIMLLQHAQIAGWLKA from the coding sequence ATGTCGGCGAAAGTTGAAATTATTAAAAATAAACTCCTGTCAGAAAACTGGTTCGTTTTACGCAATTTCACCTATGACCTTATCGGCAAAGATGGCTCGACGCTGCGCCATAAGCGCGAGGTCTACGACCGCGGTAACGGTGCCACTATCCTGTTATATAACCGCGATAAAAATAGCGTGGTACTGACCAGACAGTTTCGCATCGCGACCTATGTTAATGGTAATCACAATGGCATGTTGATTGAAGCCTGTGCTGGCCTGCTTGACGATGACTCGCCGGAAGATTGTATCCGTAAAGAGGCGATTGAAGAGACTGGCTATGCTATCGGACAAGTAGAAAAGATTTTTGAAGCCTATATGTCGCCGGGAGGCGTCACTGAACTGATTCATTTCTTTGCCGCTGAATACGATGAGTCGCTGCGTGATAATCGCGGCGGTGGGGTTGAAGATGAAGATATTGATGTGATGGAACTGCCTTTTCCCGAGGCACTGACCATGGTGAAAGATGGCCGTATCCGTGACGGGAAAACGATTATGCTGCTGCAACATGCGCAGATTGCCGGTTGGCTGAAAGCCTGA